In Bacteroidota bacterium, a single window of DNA contains:
- a CDS encoding RiPP maturation radical SAM C-methyltransferase: protein MGEVDVVLVSMPWGPVSQPSLGLGVLKACLNQNGIRGKVFHASPRLLRWVSLATYEFLAGCWGINEFLFSGALDPECDEVQIKRLVEQAEKYVEEKRNIKYGTAEEMVDLFFGVRHEVVPAFLSLCAERILASSPAMVGFTCMFDQTIASIALAKILKQIQPDLTIVLGGYALEGRSATTVAASFDWLDAIVTGDGEKAVVDIAQAVLRGREELDCLLLQHGEPAGTVGHDGESSAIMPLEMLHAPLLAAAATKTSPRRIVLRAPKIDLAESPVPDYSDWFDDLEDIQQVDQIRIASKILPVESSRGCWWGQVKHCMFCGIDDETLKYRFKPPQQILSMLEEMRNMYGSHSFHFSDYIMPKRYYTELLPLLAQHRPKFDLKGEMKANHPPERVRLLTEAGFTEVQPGIESFSTKVLQAMNKGVRAIDNVSLLRASYINRLVVDYNLLYGLPNDSVEDYFEMAERIPRLYHLTPPVARTYTVVTRFAPLQVSPGKFGIMTQAKHHPCYDTVFSQAYLAESGLSLDDYAYYFDRNFEYSPELRTIYKQIVFQVEHWKSLHRSRFVELSHSVHDGRVHIVDSRFSEVRQYELDEPTSFVFLACESAPTHVEKVFDRISASFGSTSRQFDEYLSELDEKRIVWKEGGSILALPLPKEVCTAHKESEWTKSWLSLFV, encoded by the coding sequence GTGGGTGAAGTAGATGTCGTTCTAGTTAGCATGCCTTGGGGGCCTGTCTCCCAGCCCTCGCTCGGACTCGGGGTTCTCAAGGCATGCCTCAATCAAAATGGAATACGCGGGAAAGTCTTCCATGCCTCCCCGCGCCTGCTTCGGTGGGTATCGCTGGCCACCTACGAGTTTCTCGCGGGGTGCTGGGGTATCAACGAATTCCTATTCTCCGGGGCGCTCGATCCTGAATGCGACGAAGTTCAAATCAAGCGGCTAGTCGAGCAGGCCGAGAAATACGTCGAAGAGAAACGAAATATCAAATATGGGACAGCGGAGGAAATGGTGGACCTCTTCTTTGGTGTGCGTCACGAGGTCGTCCCGGCATTTCTATCACTTTGCGCTGAGAGAATTCTCGCCTCCTCCCCAGCGATGGTCGGTTTCACTTGCATGTTCGATCAAACCATTGCGTCGATCGCCCTTGCCAAAATACTGAAGCAAATTCAACCCGACCTCACCATTGTTCTCGGCGGCTATGCATTGGAAGGACGGTCAGCCACGACAGTTGCAGCGAGCTTTGATTGGCTCGATGCGATCGTGACAGGAGATGGGGAGAAAGCGGTCGTCGATATTGCTCAAGCGGTCCTACGCGGAAGAGAAGAACTCGACTGCCTTTTACTCCAGCATGGAGAGCCTGCTGGCACGGTGGGTCACGATGGAGAGTCGTCAGCAATCATGCCACTGGAGATGCTGCACGCGCCACTTCTTGCTGCTGCTGCCACAAAGACATCACCGCGGCGGATTGTCTTGCGAGCTCCAAAGATAGATCTTGCCGAGAGCCCAGTACCAGACTACTCTGATTGGTTTGACGATCTTGAAGATATCCAGCAGGTCGATCAGATTCGCATCGCATCTAAGATTTTGCCGGTGGAAAGTTCGCGAGGATGTTGGTGGGGGCAAGTGAAGCATTGTATGTTCTGCGGCATTGACGATGAGACACTAAAATACCGTTTCAAACCTCCCCAGCAAATCCTTAGCATGCTCGAGGAGATGCGAAATATGTATGGAAGTCATTCGTTTCACTTCTCCGACTACATCATGCCAAAGAGGTATTACACCGAACTGTTGCCTCTGCTTGCTCAGCATCGACCAAAGTTTGACCTTAAGGGGGAGATGAAAGCAAATCATCCTCCGGAACGAGTCCGGTTACTCACGGAAGCCGGCTTCACCGAAGTCCAACCAGGCATCGAATCCTTCTCAACCAAAGTTTTGCAGGCGATGAACAAGGGGGTGCGTGCCATCGACAATGTGAGTCTCCTCAGGGCATCCTACATCAATCGGCTGGTTGTAGACTACAACCTCCTCTATGGACTGCCAAACGATTCGGTAGAAGACTACTTCGAAATGGCAGAGCGTATCCCACGGTTGTATCATCTCACCCCTCCAGTGGCACGCACCTACACTGTCGTAACACGTTTTGCCCCATTGCAGGTGAGCCCGGGAAAGTTCGGCATCATGACGCAAGCGAAGCACCACCCTTGTTATGACACAGTATTCTCGCAGGCGTACCTTGCCGAGTCAGGGCTGTCGCTTGATGATTATGCATACTATTTCGATCGCAATTTCGAGTACAGCCCGGAACTCAGGACGATTTACAAGCAGATCGTATTCCAGGTAGAGCATTGGAAGTCGCTGCATCGCAGTCGCTTTGTTGAACTCTCGCATTCCGTGCATGATGGGCGAGTTCACATCGTGGATTCTCGATTTTCTGAAGTGCGGCAGTATGAATTGGATGAGCCCACCTCTTTCGTCTTTCTTGCGTGCGAATCTGCACCCACTCATGTCGAGAAAGTTTTCGATCGGATATCAGCAAGCTTTGGTAGTACATCAAGGCAATTTGATGAGTATCTGAGCGAACTTGATGAGAAAAGAATAGTTTGGAAAGAAGGTGGATCGATCCTCGCGTTGCCGTTGCCAAAAGAAGTTTGCACTGCCCACAAAGAATCGGAATGGACTAAATCCTGGCTCTCGCTTTTTGTGTGA
- a CDS encoding LuxR C-terminal-related transcriptional regulator, with amino-acid sequence MTKRRSRAKRHIAWEQAELASGGFYAQNLHEVAERYPMLTPMERRVAALVMAMLPSWRIAEILCIREASVERYRCRIRRKLDLHGGWLQEYLATA; translated from the coding sequence ATGACCAAACGCCGAAGCCGTGCAAAACGGCACATTGCGTGGGAGCAGGCCGAACTCGCTTCGGGGGGCTTCTACGCTCAAAATCTTCATGAGGTCGCCGAACGCTACCCCATGCTCACACCAATGGAACGCCGCGTTGCTGCGCTCGTCATGGCCATGCTGCCAAGCTGGAGAATCGCCGAGATTCTCTGCATCCGCGAGGCCAGTGTCGAACGCTATCGCTGTCGCATTCGGCGCAAGCTCGATCTCCACGGCGGCTGGCTGCAAGAGTATCTCGCCACCGCGTGA
- a CDS encoding LD-carboxypeptidase codes for MAVIKASALRPGDVIGIVAPASPPRSAERVERSVRYFERLGYRVEVGKHLTPIQATLSGKSDRAQTQLNDYLAASDKDRVSDLHAMFRAKRVKAMFYHRGGYGSIRLLDRIDYDLIRQNPKIIVGYSDATSLFAALNKKAGLASCFFGPMPGVDLWDDVDPFAEENFWRAMTSTKPIGNLPMAESEGASVNMVKSVVEGRMIGGNLTVFCSLMGTPYQPSFRNAIPFLEEIDEKPRRVDAHFAHLRLAGLWSQSKAVLLGQFTNCNVDADAPTRTLNEILIDYFGTLKIPVVSGLPFGHEARKWTLPWGAKLRVAQRKGRNVISVLDSALE; via the coding sequence ATGGCTGTCATTAAGGCAAGTGCACTTCGTCCCGGAGATGTGATTGGCATTGTCGCTCCGGCAAGTCCTCCGAGATCTGCGGAGCGAGTTGAACGCTCAGTTCGGTATTTCGAGCGGTTGGGGTATCGGGTCGAAGTGGGGAAGCATTTGACGCCGATCCAAGCAACCCTCTCCGGTAAATCGGACCGGGCTCAGACTCAGTTGAATGATTATCTCGCAGCTTCGGACAAAGATAGGGTCAGCGACCTTCATGCGATGTTTCGCGCAAAGCGAGTGAAGGCGATGTTCTATCATCGCGGTGGATATGGCTCAATACGACTGCTGGATCGAATTGACTATGACCTAATCCGGCAAAATCCAAAGATCATCGTTGGCTATTCCGATGCGACCTCGCTCTTTGCCGCGCTGAATAAGAAAGCTGGGCTTGCTTCATGCTTTTTTGGTCCAATGCCAGGGGTCGATCTCTGGGATGATGTCGATCCGTTTGCTGAGGAAAATTTCTGGCGCGCAATGACGAGTACCAAGCCAATCGGCAATTTACCGATGGCTGAAAGTGAAGGCGCATCAGTGAACATGGTCAAGTCGGTTGTCGAGGGCCGAATGATTGGTGGAAATCTCACGGTCTTTTGCAGCCTGATGGGAACGCCATATCAACCGAGTTTTCGGAATGCTATTCCATTTTTGGAGGAGATCGATGAGAAGCCTCGAAGAGTCGATGCCCATTTCGCGCATTTGCGGCTCGCGGGTTTATGGAGTCAATCGAAAGCGGTGCTGCTCGGTCAGTTTACCAACTGCAATGTCGATGCTGATGCGCCGACCCGAACCCTGAATGAGATTCTTATCGATTATTTCGGTACGCTAAAGATACCAGTTGTCAGCGGCTTGCCATTCGGTCACGAAGCAAGAAAATGGACGCTGCCATGGGGCGCGAAGCTAAGAGTTGCACAGCGGAAGGGACGCAACGTGATCTCCGTTTTGGATAGCGCGTTGGAGTGA
- a CDS encoding DUF3175 domain-containing protein codes for MPSIKSSRWSGRVTKESNALDLEPEVFKKISARAIAISLKRSAERSSRRKTTAFRSAMSMLNFYINRAGKNLSARRKAILERAKNELRALYNRPTKS; via the coding sequence ATGCCTTCGATAAAATCATCCCGTTGGTCTGGCCGAGTAACCAAAGAGAGCAATGCGCTCGATCTTGAGCCAGAAGTCTTCAAGAAGATCTCGGCGCGAGCGATTGCCATTTCCCTTAAGCGTTCTGCCGAGCGAAGTTCGCGAAGGAAGACTACGGCGTTTCGATCGGCAATGTCAATGCTCAACTTCTATATCAATCGCGCCGGTAAGAACCTCTCGGCTCGTCGTAAAGCCATACTGGAACGTGCGAAGAACGAACTTCGCGCACTCTACAATCGCCCAACAAAAAGCTGA
- a CDS encoding TIGR03118 family protein: protein MQRNTQSFFLMGLLAAFIVSTGCQTSTTPPVVAPSSYVVSVLTANTSGYGATNLDTNMQDAWGLAFNAARGYPWVANRASGTTTIYDSLGVPKTTVYKVNGPGGAKGSPTGIVINTEPGSFAVQNAGTNATWIFSELNGVLAAIAAGSSVDSTYVVADRSSSSSFTGLALVTGNAGPMLYAPNIKNGSLDQFDQNFNRIKQISDPYPGYTPFNAVLIDTQMFVTHAKMSGGFVGVGAGNGGYVDIYDMNGNYEKNLISSDSLDEPWGVAIAPSTFGSNSGKLLVANFGDGRINVYDRSTGARVGYLNDASGTPIVIPGLWALVVFNGSLYYTSGPNLGKDGEFGKITAR from the coding sequence ATGCAACGTAACACTCAATCGTTTTTCCTAATGGGGCTGCTAGCTGCCTTTATTGTTAGCACTGGCTGCCAGACTTCAACGACTCCGCCGGTCGTGGCGCCATCGTCATATGTGGTATCCGTGTTAACCGCAAACACATCGGGCTATGGCGCTACAAATCTTGATACCAATATGCAGGACGCCTGGGGGCTCGCTTTCAATGCTGCCAGAGGCTATCCGTGGGTCGCAAATCGGGCGAGTGGGACAACGACGATCTATGATTCGCTTGGGGTCCCGAAGACAACAGTCTATAAGGTCAATGGCCCCGGCGGGGCGAAAGGTAGCCCAACCGGAATCGTAATCAATACCGAACCCGGTTCATTTGCAGTTCAGAATGCAGGCACGAATGCCACGTGGATATTTTCGGAGTTGAATGGCGTGCTTGCCGCAATCGCCGCAGGCTCGAGCGTTGATAGCACTTACGTCGTAGCGGATCGGTCAAGTAGTTCTAGTTTTACGGGACTGGCGCTGGTAACAGGCAATGCAGGACCGATGCTCTATGCACCGAACATCAAGAATGGATCGCTTGATCAATTCGATCAGAACTTCAATCGCATTAAGCAAATCAGCGATCCGTATCCTGGATACACGCCTTTCAATGCAGTGCTGATCGATACTCAGATGTTTGTGACGCATGCAAAGATGAGCGGCGGATTTGTCGGCGTTGGTGCTGGCAATGGAGGATATGTCGATATCTATGATATGAACGGCAACTATGAGAAAAATCTGATTTCCAGTGATTCACTTGATGAGCCATGGGGTGTGGCAATAGCCCCGAGCACCTTTGGAAGTAATAGCGGTAAACTGCTTGTCGCGAATTTTGGCGACGGTAGGATCAATGTCTACGATCGCTCAACCGGAGCGCGAGTAGGATATCTCAATGATGCCTCGGGGACGCCGATCGTAATTCCGGGATTGTGGGCTCTGGTAGTATTTAACGGATCGCTTTATTATACTTCCGGACCAAATCTTGGGAAAGATGGGGAATTTGGGAAGATCACCGCTCGGTAG
- a CDS encoding sugar phosphate nucleotidyltransferase produces the protein MAGGFGTRLRPLTMNLPKPMVPMMNRPMMEHIVRLLAKHGMTDQTSLLYYHPDAITSYFGDGSKFGVTMNYIRAEADFGTAGSVRNATEQLGITDRILVISGDVLTDFDLTAAIAFHENKHALATIVLTHVKNPLQYGIVMTNPDQDIVRFLEKPSLGEVFSDTINTGIYILEREAFAEIPYKREFDFSKELFPALLPKKGALAGYIANGYWRDVGNLSEYHEAHMDALAGLVRITLPVESQNGLMAEPESVTEGATFRGSNLIAHGARIEPGARLTNAIIGANCHVESGATIENSVLWDGVRIGRKAHVSHSVACSNVVVGALAIIQENVFIGEGTQIGENAEVLPNVKLWPGKRVEAGSKLSTSLVWEDAWNRELFTNSRISGLSNIELIPELAAKIGASVGALAGLGQRIVISRDSDPGSRVLSRALTSGVMSAGAIVVDMQQTPIPLTRHHLRDARHSAGIHVRKNPIDRRRSDMIFFDSGGYDLPSNKGKSIERYFFGEDFPRAPFDKVGNIEFPAHTGEIYTKRFTNALDVDLISRSHFKLAIDYANGIASTIFPNILGMLGSEVVSINAYLEPTRLTRGREEFERSMRHLANVVKSLGYQIGFVLDAGGERVAVVDEDGQMYTNNALLTLLTKLLFESEAKRGRTVQKIAVPISATSEVEELAQNYGAELIYTKNTHADMMRAASEDGVAFVGGTLGGAIFTDYFFAVDGMFTVAKTLEMLAVLDRNLGDVARDMPHHAQARSEVFCKPDEFGKVMRHTMDHAHSMKKVLIDGIKFYPDFGDSWVLVLPDKERPYCSVLADARTEHAAKDLARKYAGLVEQWRGSGE, from the coding sequence ATGGCGGGCGGATTTGGAACCCGGCTCCGACCTCTGACGATGAACTTACCGAAGCCCATGGTCCCGATGATGAACCGGCCAATGATGGAGCATATCGTCCGGCTTCTCGCCAAACACGGCATGACAGACCAGACCTCGCTCCTCTATTATCATCCGGACGCCATCACTTCCTACTTTGGAGATGGCTCGAAGTTCGGCGTCACAATGAACTACATTCGCGCCGAGGCAGATTTTGGCACGGCGGGCTCTGTTCGTAATGCAACGGAACAACTTGGAATCACCGATCGAATTCTCGTGATCTCAGGAGACGTCCTAACCGACTTCGATCTCACGGCTGCAATCGCATTCCACGAAAATAAACATGCATTAGCGACCATTGTACTGACCCATGTTAAGAATCCCCTCCAGTATGGGATTGTGATGACGAACCCCGATCAGGATATTGTTCGATTTCTGGAAAAGCCTTCGCTTGGCGAGGTCTTTTCAGATACGATCAATACCGGAATTTACATCCTCGAGCGCGAAGCATTCGCCGAGATTCCATATAAGCGGGAGTTCGATTTTAGCAAAGAGCTTTTCCCTGCTCTCTTGCCGAAGAAGGGCGCGCTGGCCGGCTATATTGCAAACGGCTATTGGCGAGATGTCGGCAATCTCAGCGAATACCATGAGGCCCACATGGATGCGTTGGCCGGACTGGTCAGGATTACTCTGCCCGTCGAATCGCAAAACGGCCTCATGGCCGAACCAGAATCAGTTACCGAAGGCGCGACATTTCGTGGATCGAATCTGATCGCTCATGGCGCCAGAATCGAGCCTGGTGCGCGGCTTACGAATGCGATCATTGGTGCCAATTGCCATGTCGAATCTGGTGCGACAATCGAGAATTCCGTCTTATGGGATGGTGTTCGCATCGGACGGAAGGCACACGTAAGTCACTCTGTCGCATGTAGCAACGTTGTGGTGGGCGCACTCGCCATTATACAAGAGAATGTCTTCATTGGCGAAGGCACTCAAATCGGGGAGAATGCGGAGGTGTTGCCGAATGTCAAACTTTGGCCCGGCAAACGGGTTGAGGCCGGTTCCAAACTTTCGACAAGTCTCGTTTGGGAGGACGCTTGGAATCGAGAGCTATTTACAAACTCACGCATTAGTGGTCTTTCAAATATCGAGCTGATTCCCGAACTTGCTGCGAAGATCGGCGCTTCAGTCGGGGCGCTGGCTGGTCTCGGTCAGCGAATTGTAATCAGCCGTGACTCCGATCCCGGCTCGCGAGTTCTTTCACGCGCACTGACAAGTGGTGTGATGAGTGCGGGCGCAATCGTAGTCGATATGCAACAGACTCCAATCCCGCTTACACGACATCATCTTCGCGATGCCCGTCACTCCGCTGGCATCCACGTTCGCAAGAATCCAATCGATCGCCGACGTTCCGACATGATTTTCTTCGATTCCGGTGGATACGATCTGCCGTCGAATAAAGGCAAATCAATTGAGCGGTATTTCTTTGGAGAGGATTTTCCGCGGGCGCCCTTCGACAAAGTCGGCAACATTGAATTTCCAGCGCATACCGGCGAAATCTACACGAAGCGGTTTACGAACGCGCTCGATGTCGATCTCATATCCCGCTCGCACTTCAAGCTAGCCATTGACTATGCCAATGGCATCGCCTCAACGATATTTCCAAATATTCTGGGCATGTTGGGAAGTGAAGTGGTATCCATCAATGCATATTTGGAGCCGACCCGATTGACGCGAGGCCGCGAGGAATTTGAACGCTCCATGCGGCATTTGGCCAACGTCGTTAAGTCCTTGGGCTATCAGATTGGGTTCGTGCTGGATGCCGGCGGCGAACGAGTTGCGGTTGTGGACGAGGATGGACAGATGTATACAAACAATGCTTTGCTCACACTCCTGACAAAACTGCTTTTCGAGAGCGAAGCAAAGCGTGGTCGTACCGTTCAGAAAATCGCCGTGCCAATTTCCGCGACTAGCGAAGTAGAAGAGCTCGCCCAAAATTATGGCGCCGAACTGATCTATACGAAAAATACCCATGCGGACATGATGCGTGCTGCCAGCGAAGATGGCGTAGCATTCGTCGGAGGCACTTTAGGCGGGGCAATCTTTACCGATTATTTTTTCGCGGTCGATGGGATGTTTACCGTCGCTAAAACGCTCGAAATGCTTGCGGTGCTCGATAGAAACCTTGGTGATGTCGCTCGCGACATGCCGCATCATGCTCAGGCTCGCTCAGAAGTTTTTTGCAAACCGGACGAGTTCGGCAAGGTCATGCGCCACACAATGGATCATGCACACTCCATGAAAAAGGTGCTTATTGACGGTATCAAGTTCTATCCCGATTTTGGCGACTCCTGGGTACTCGTGCTTCCAGACAAGGAACGGCCATATTGCTCCGTTTTGGCAGATGCCAGGACTGAGCATGCGGCGAAGGACCTTGCTCGGAAATATGCTGGACTTGTTGAACAGTGGCGCGGATCGGGAGAGTGA
- a CDS encoding septal ring lytic transglycosylase RlpA family protein, producing the protein MIKATNPTLIYAMNSATQGLASWYGGMFHGHKTAMGTTYNMYAMTAAHRSLPLGTWVQVTNEQNGKSAIVQVTDRGPYVANRIMDLSYAAAQKLGYASSGTTHISMKVIGQGYQSAEEAAKAIALASNAADATNISNPAFQITPTSFTMVSTDYRTLERNRNTLRDSVTSLMDAVRVVPPVSVAATVFA; encoded by the coding sequence ATGATCAAGGCAACCAACCCCACACTTATTTATGCTATGAATTCGGCGACACAGGGACTTGCTTCCTGGTACGGAGGAATGTTCCATGGCCATAAGACTGCCATGGGTACAACCTACAATATGTATGCGATGACGGCTGCACACCGCTCACTTCCACTCGGAACGTGGGTCCAGGTTACCAACGAGCAGAATGGCAAGTCGGCGATTGTTCAGGTGACTGATCGTGGGCCGTATGTTGCGAACCGCATCATGGACCTCTCCTATGCGGCGGCACAAAAGCTCGGCTATGCCTCGTCCGGTACGACGCATATCTCCATGAAGGTGATCGGGCAAGGCTATCAGAGCGCGGAGGAAGCCGCGAAGGCAATTGCATTGGCGTCGAATGCAGCCGATGCGACCAACATATCCAATCCAGCGTTTCAGATCACTCCTACCTCATTTACGATGGTCTCGACCGACTATCGCACCTTGGAGCGCAACAGAAATACTCTTCGAGACTCCGTCACGAGTTTGATGGACGCCGTGAGAGTGGTACCACCAGTATCAGTTGCTGCGACAGTGTTCGCCTAA
- the msrA gene encoding peptide-methionine (S)-S-oxide reductase MsrA, translating to MNKRLKNGLGVLGLIVFVFALMFFRMCRPVARGTELQPQFDSTLEHATFAMGCFWHSEEIFLEIKGVKNAMPGYCGGTEPNPTYELVGSGSTRYAESVDVAFDPKAISYAKLLEVFFREHDPTTLDRQGPDDGPQYRSAIFYHTAQQKREADVYIAKLQVEHKYTSPIVTEVAPFDQFYRAEDYHIRYFRNHPGEPYIESVTRREVEQFRRDFPELRK from the coding sequence ATGAATAAACGTCTAAAGAATGGGTTGGGTGTTTTGGGCCTTATTGTATTCGTATTCGCGCTAATGTTTTTCCGTATGTGTCGACCTGTTGCACGCGGGACTGAATTGCAGCCTCAATTTGACTCAACGCTGGAACACGCAACATTCGCGATGGGATGCTTTTGGCATTCGGAAGAGATATTTCTTGAGATCAAAGGCGTAAAGAATGCCATGCCCGGCTATTGCGGTGGAACCGAACCCAACCCCACCTATGAGCTTGTTGGCAGTGGTTCGACCCGCTATGCCGAGTCGGTAGATGTGGCATTCGATCCGAAGGCGATCAGTTACGCCAAATTACTCGAAGTGTTCTTTCGCGAGCACGACCCAACCACGCTCGATCGCCAAGGGCCAGACGATGGTCCTCAATATCGCTCCGCTATCTTCTATCATACCGCGCAGCAAAAGAGGGAGGCTGATGTCTACATCGCCAAACTCCAAGTGGAACATAAATATACATCTCCGATAGTAACCGAGGTGGCGCCTTTCGATCAATTCTATCGCGCAGAGGATTATCACATTCGCTATTTTCGTAATCATCCTGGTGAGCCATACATTGAGAGTGTGACGAGGCGGGAAGTCGAGCAATTTCGGCGGGATTTCCCAGAGTTACGGAAATAG
- a CDS encoding DNA-3-methyladenine glycosylase I: MPGIIRCGWSLKDPLMVAYHDEEWGVPVHDEEQLLGKLILDGAQAGLSWITILRKRESYLRAFQGFNAERIARYGNRDIERLMKDDSIVRNRQKIEAAIANAKAYLKLKDRDVNFDEFLWKFVGGKTKHNRWKTGTQVPAATAESEAMSKALRGEGFKFAGPTIVYAFMQAVGMVNDHLVDCFRHDELF, from the coding sequence ATGCCTGGGATAATCCGCTGCGGCTGGAGCCTCAAAGATCCTCTCATGGTCGCATACCACGACGAGGAATGGGGCGTGCCGGTGCATGACGAGGAACAACTTCTCGGGAAACTAATACTCGACGGTGCACAAGCCGGGCTGAGTTGGATCACAATCCTACGCAAGCGTGAAAGTTACCTCAGGGCATTTCAAGGATTCAATGCCGAAAGGATTGCCCGGTATGGTAATCGCGACATCGAGCGACTTATGAAAGACGATTCGATCGTTCGCAATCGCCAGAAGATCGAAGCTGCTATCGCTAATGCTAAAGCATATCTGAAGCTAAAAGATCGTGATGTGAATTTCGATGAATTCCTATGGAAGTTCGTGGGTGGCAAGACCAAACATAATCGCTGGAAGACAGGCACTCAGGTTCCAGCCGCCACCGCTGAATCCGAAGCGATGAGCAAAGCGCTTCGCGGCGAAGGCTTCAAGTTTGCGGGCCCAACCATCGTCTATGCCTTCATGCAGGCGGTCGGCATGGTCAACGATCATTTGGTGGATTGCTTCCGACATGACGAACTATTCTAG
- a CDS encoding outer membrane beta-barrel protein, translating to MRSYLQMPFARWRMGFIITTIITLHLSVRVRAQPQAADSLVWYKSIAVNGLISTSATYNFNRPASAQNQFRVFDIASNSFQFDLFSLTLKHEAALGEAGFRVDVNAGPYIPRIMQSAGFPALNVDFEQAFLSYNAPIGRGLQFDFGKFLCPAGYEYVERSDNYNDNASHSFMFGYAIPYTHTGIRATYPLSDALSAAVLLVNGWDNSVDNNKAKTTCADVSWTPSSGTNVTITAIGGPEKNGNTSDERMVIDFAASFKFSEPLVLGFNADYGSEQNDPVGSHTAGQEETVMQIGTAIWRGAAGYLIATMSQKFSFCLRAEIFDDPNGARTGINQTLHECTLTPCWKPTERLVIRGDLRYDWSTADVFDQQGSMVQFQPTASLNLLYVF from the coding sequence GTGAGATCATACCTACAAATGCCCTTTGCCCGCTGGCGAATGGGATTTATCATCACAACGATAATCACATTACATCTTTCTGTTCGTGTTCGGGCACAGCCGCAGGCCGCAGATTCCCTCGTGTGGTACAAGAGCATTGCGGTTAATGGCCTCATTAGCACAAGCGCAACTTACAATTTCAATCGCCCTGCGAGCGCACAGAATCAATTCCGAGTCTTCGATATTGCTTCGAATTCATTCCAATTTGATCTATTCTCGTTGACTTTGAAGCACGAAGCGGCTTTGGGGGAGGCTGGATTTCGAGTAGATGTTAATGCCGGGCCGTACATTCCACGGATCATGCAGTCAGCGGGCTTTCCGGCGCTGAATGTCGATTTCGAACAAGCCTTCTTATCTTACAATGCGCCAATCGGTCGAGGCTTGCAATTCGATTTCGGCAAATTCCTCTGCCCTGCTGGATACGAGTATGTCGAACGATCGGACAATTACAATGACAATGCATCTCACTCTTTCATGTTTGGGTATGCCATCCCATATACCCACACCGGCATTCGTGCGACTTACCCACTCAGTGATGCCCTCTCGGCTGCCGTGTTACTCGTGAATGGCTGGGATAATTCAGTTGACAACAACAAAGCCAAGACTACGTGCGCGGATGTATCTTGGACACCATCATCTGGGACGAATGTCACCATCACGGCCATTGGGGGCCCTGAAAAGAATGGCAACACCAGCGACGAACGAATGGTCATCGATTTTGCTGCCTCCTTCAAGTTCAGTGAGCCACTTGTGCTGGGATTCAATGCAGATTACGGAAGCGAACAGAACGATCCAGTCGGCTCACATACAGCGGGACAGGAGGAGACTGTAATGCAGATTGGCACTGCGATCTGGCGTGGCGCGGCAGGATATTTGATTGCTACGATGAGTCAGAAGTTCTCATTCTGCCTTCGTGCTGAAATCTTTGACGATCCAAATGGCGCCCGAACCGGGATCAACCAGACATTGCACGAGTGCACACTCACTCCATGCTGGAAACCAACAGAGCGCCTCGTCATTCGTGGAGATCTGCGATACGACTGGTCCACCGCCGACGTATTCGATCAACAGGGAAGCATGGTCCAGTTTCAGCCGACTGCAAGTCTCAATCTATTGTATGTTTTTTGA